The Brachybacterium huguangmaarense genome contains a region encoding:
- the zwf gene encoding glucose-6-phosphate dehydrogenase, which produces MKDRPNAAETAHGVSEPAPGGTRAARSGDAPRENLLRDPRDRRLPLIAGPCSMVMFGVTGDLAKKKLLPAIYDLTNRGLLPPSFGLVGFGRRDWDDDRFAEYVRECVQASARTPFNEDVFEQLRGGLRFVTGNFDDKQAFEHLTEVVGELDRTRGTGGNHAFYLSIPPSAFPDVCEQIANSGLNTPRDGSWRRVVIEKPFGHDLQSARELNDVVEKVFRPEDVFRIDHYLGKETVQNILAFRFANQLFEPVWNANYVDHVQITMAEDIGIGSRAGYYDGIGTARDVIQNHLLQLLALTAMEEPVSFDAADLRTEKEKVFKAVELPADLSLHTARGQYVGGWQGGELVKGYLEEDGIPADSTTETFAAIRLDIATRRWAGVPFYLRAGKRLGRRVTEIAVVFKRAPFLPFRDTDTADLGQNAIVIRVQPDEGVTIRFGSKVPGTQMEVRDVTMDFAYGSSFTEESPEAYERLILDMLLGDPPLFPRQQEVELSWKILDPITTFWAESMTPSPYRAGTWGPETAYEMLARDGRTWRRP; this is translated from the coding sequence ATGAAAGACCGACCGAACGCGGCGGAGACCGCGCACGGCGTGAGCGAACCCGCCCCCGGCGGCACGCGCGCCGCCCGCAGCGGCGACGCGCCGCGCGAGAACCTCCTGCGCGACCCGCGCGACCGGCGCCTCCCCCTGATCGCGGGCCCGTGCTCGATGGTCATGTTCGGCGTGACCGGCGACCTCGCCAAGAAGAAGCTGCTCCCCGCCATCTACGACCTCACCAACCGCGGGCTGCTGCCGCCGAGCTTCGGGCTCGTGGGCTTCGGCCGCCGCGACTGGGACGACGACCGCTTCGCCGAGTACGTGCGCGAGTGCGTGCAGGCGAGCGCCCGCACCCCCTTCAACGAGGACGTCTTCGAGCAGCTGCGCGGCGGGCTCCGCTTCGTGACCGGCAACTTCGACGACAAGCAGGCCTTCGAGCACCTCACGGAGGTCGTCGGCGAGCTCGACCGCACACGCGGCACGGGCGGCAACCACGCCTTCTACCTGTCGATCCCGCCGAGCGCCTTCCCCGACGTGTGCGAGCAGATCGCCAACTCGGGGCTGAACACGCCGCGCGACGGCTCGTGGCGCCGCGTCGTCATCGAGAAGCCCTTCGGGCACGACCTGCAGTCGGCCCGTGAGCTCAACGACGTCGTCGAGAAGGTGTTCCGTCCCGAGGACGTCTTCCGCATCGACCACTACCTCGGCAAGGAGACGGTCCAGAACATCCTGGCCTTCCGCTTCGCCAACCAGCTGTTCGAGCCGGTGTGGAACGCCAACTACGTCGACCACGTGCAGATCACGATGGCCGAGGACATCGGCATCGGCTCGCGCGCCGGCTACTACGACGGCATCGGGACCGCGCGCGACGTGATCCAGAACCACCTGCTGCAGCTGCTCGCGCTGACCGCGATGGAGGAGCCCGTCTCCTTCGACGCCGCGGACCTGCGCACCGAGAAGGAGAAGGTCTTCAAGGCGGTCGAGCTGCCCGCGGACCTCTCGCTGCACACCGCGCGCGGACAGTACGTGGGCGGCTGGCAGGGCGGGGAGCTCGTCAAGGGCTACCTCGAGGAGGACGGCATCCCCGCGGACTCGACCACCGAGACCTTCGCGGCGATCCGCCTCGACATCGCGACCCGCCGCTGGGCGGGTGTGCCCTTCTACCTGCGGGCCGGCAAGCGCCTGGGACGCCGCGTCACCGAGATCGCGGTCGTGTTCAAGCGCGCGCCGTTCCTGCCGTTCCGCGACACCGACACCGCCGACCTCGGGCAGAACGCCATCGTGATCCGGGTGCAGCCCGACGAGGGCGTCACCATCCGCTTCGGCTCCAAGGTGCCGGGCACCCAGATGGAGGTCCGGGACGTGACGATGGACTTCGCGTACGGCTCCTCCTTCACCGAGGAGTCGCCCGAGGCCTACGAGCGGCTGATCCTCGACATGCTGCTCGGGGACCCGCCGCTGTTCCCCCGTCAGCAGGAGGTGGAGCTGTCCTGGAAGATCCTGGACCCCATCACCACCTTCTGGGCCGAGTCCATGACGCCGTCGCCCTACCGGGCGGGCACGTGGGGCCCCGAGACCGCATACGAGATGCTCGCCCGCGACGGGCGGACCTGGAGGCGACCGTGA